The following DNA comes from Pirellulales bacterium.
GATCGTCCGAGACATAGACGCGGCCGTGGATGCTGCCCGGCTTCAACTCGCCGAAGTCGTAGTTGATGCCGGCCTGAGCGCTCCCCAGGAAGATGCCGGTCATCGAATCGCCGGGGTTCTGCGCGGTGCCGCCGGCATTGCCCGCGGAGTCGAGGCCATCGAGCCAACCGGTGGGGTGCAACTCGGTGACCTTGTAGCTGCCCGGCGCCAGGCCCGTCACTTCCCAGAAGCCGTTGGCGTCGGTGACGACGACGATCGGCGCCGGGGCTGGCCCGCCATTGGGCAGGAACTGTACTTCGATCGACACGCCGGCAATGGCTTCTTCGCCCAGGTCGCGGACGCCGTCGTTGTCGCGATCGTGGTAGACGTGTCCGCTCAGCGAGGCGGGACATGCCTCGGCGAAGTCGTTGTGGACGCTGTCCTCGCCGCCGTTGACGACGATGCCGGTGATGGCGTCGTTGTTCTTGACGCTGCCGCGCGGCGAGCCGGCGACATTACCGGCCTTGGCGCCGACGCTGAAGTAACCGTTTGGCTGTGTCTCGCGAACCTCGTACTCGCCGGGGAGCACGCCTTCGAACTTGTAGTAGCCGTTGGCGTCGGTCGTGACGCTCTTGTTCGTGCTGATGAAATCGTTGCCGACCTTCTGATACAGCGTCAGGTTCACGCCGGCGATGCCAGGATCGCCCCCTTCCTGGCTGTTGTTCAGGTTCATGTCTTCAAACACTTTGCCGGAGATCGTGATCGGCAGCGGCGTTTGCGTGAGCTTGAAGATCGCGCCGGCGGTGAAATCCTTCAGGTCGTTCGTGGCGGGCGGAATGTAGTTGTCTGGCGGCAGGTTCAAACCGAGCCCGGCGGCCGATGCTTGAGCCAGCTTATCGTCATACTCGTCGAGATAGAGATCCTTGCCGTTGATGTCGAAGTAGTGCGGCGCCGTGAAGAACGCTTGGAACGACGCTCCTTCGAACTCGCGACCTTCGGCGATCGAGTTCGGCTGCAGGAACCCTTGCTCGTCGACGTCGATCGAAAAGATCAGTAACTCGCCGGCGTCAAAGCCGGAGAAGTCGAGAACCAGTTGCGTACCACCATCCGTTACGCTGATGTTGGTGATCGTGAAGCCGTTGGCCTGCACCTGGGTGAAGGGGAACGATCCGAACGCTCCCAGTCCGCCGGGCGCGGTATCAAAGAATGTGTCGCCGTTGGTGAGGCCGTTCCCTTCCTTGTCGCCATCGATCACGATGCGGTCGAGTTGCGTGCCGGGCGCGCCCCCTTGGAAGGTGATGTAGAACTTGTCGCCGGTGGCGTCGTCACCTTCGGCCCCTTCGTAGTAGACCGATCCAATGTAGATGTCGCTCGCCAGCAGGCGGCGTTCTTCGAGCACGTCGAGCGTGCAGCGGTGCCAGCGTTCGGCATGGGCCTGGCCCGGGTGAGGGTTGTTACGACCAAACAGGCGCGAGCTCAAGCGCGAGAGGGATGTGCGGATACGGCCCACGTAACTATCTCCGTGTCGAGTGGGAAGCCTGTTCGTCGCGTCGTCAGCGGACTGGCGTCGCGAGCTCGTCGTCTCTTGTCATCCGTTGCAAGTCTGGTCGTCTACCCGTTAGTCGCACTGCCGCGACCAACGGCGTTGCCGTTGGTGCCCGGCCAGCGGCGCCACGTGTCAGCGCGGCGAGTAACGCGGCTCGGGGCGTTCGAGCATCGCCCGGACCGATCGGTCGGGCAGGGTCCACACGCAGATCGTCGTGTCGAAGCTGCCCGAGACGAGTCGTCCGCCCACGGCGTCGCACGACAGTGCGGCGACCGAGCCGGTGTGCCCCATGCCCCGGGCGCTCTCTTGTCCCGACGTCAGATCCCACAGGTGGATCTGGTCGTCGCTGCCGGCCGTGGCCAGCGTGTCGTTGCCGCAGAACGCCATGGCCAGCGTTTTGCCGGGCCGGCCCGGCAGAGTGAGTACTTTTTCGCCCGTCGCGGCGTCGAGAATGTCGATCTCGATGCCTTCGCCCGCCACGGCGATCCGCGTCGCATCGGGTGAGAAGGCCAGGCCGCGAATGCGCTGTGTCTGCAGTGTCAGGCTGCGATCGAGCGAACCATCGGTCAGCGTCCAGAACGAGATGCAGCCACCGCGGCCACCGACCAGCAGTTGCTCGCCATCGGGCGAGAAGACCAGCGAACGATTGTCCGCGCACGAGCACGTCAGTTCGTGCAGCACGAGGCCGCGATCGACGTCGTACAGCCGTACAACCTTCTCGAAACCGGCCGTGGCCAGCTTCGTGCCGTCGGGCGAGAAGGTCAGCGAATAGATCGCCGCCGGATGTCGAGAGAGCGTTTTGATGAGCTGCCCGGTCTCGGCATTCCAGAGATGGATGCGGCGGTCGTTGCCGGCCGAGGCGAGCAAGTCGCCGCCGGGGCTGAAGGCAACGCGTTGCACCCAGTCGGAGTGGCCGCGCAGCGTTTGCTTGAGCGTGCCATCGGCGGCATTCCAAAGACGAATCAGATGATCGTCTCCCGCGGTGGCCAGAGTGGCGCCATCGGGACTCAGGGCCACGGCGTTGACGACCGGTACCTTATCTCGGCGCGTCCCTTCGACGGGCGTCTCGATCACCTGCGTGGGACGCAATTCGGGAGTCCCCGCGGCGCGAACCGCGCACTCGAGCGTGCCTCCGGCGAGCGCCAGGGCCAGGGTGAGCGTTGGTAGTCGTCGCAGCACCGAGTGCCACGCGACGAGGCGGAAGCGGATCGTTCGGCAAATGCTCATCGTCTTCGACCGGCCTGGGGTGTCGAGTCGGTGCGGCGCGCGTGCCACACAACCCGGCGCAACGGTGCCGGGTCGTCCTTCGTCATCTATCGGCCGACAGGGAACGTGTCCCCCAGCAGAATCGACGCAGCCGTCAGACTTCGCCACGAATGGCAAGCTGGGTAAGCGGTCGCACCTGGCGCGGCGTTACCCAGCGCAAGTTGGAGAAGATGCCCCTGACGCAAGCGGTTGCTACCAAGTCATCGGGCGATAGCAGAGGGGCGAAATAAATGTGATTAGCCAGTCGAGGGGGCCACCCAAGCGGTACGCCGCGCGACGGCGATAGCGCCGGTAGAAGTCGCGGAAGACGTGATCGCTGGCCAGCGAGGCGCCGTGGTCGCCAAGCGAGGCCCGGAGGAGAGCCTGAGCTTGAGCGAACGAAAGACCATACGGCGACGCACTCGTGCCCGACTCGACGCCAATTGCGGCATCGACGACACGGAGCATGAGTTGGGCAAACTCTCCGAGTCCTTCGGCGTGGATCCCGATGCGCAGCGACCGGGCACGTTGCCAGTCTCCCACCAACAAGGCATCGGTGGCCAACCACAGGCGGTGGATGGGCGTCGAATGATCGGGGGGAAGTTCGAGCGCCAGGGTATTGATCTCGGCGCCCGAGGCTCGCGTCGACGTGTACCGCAGACTGTAAGCCAGGGCCTGGAGCATCCAGGGTTGGAGATCTTTTCGACCGCGCCAGTTCGTGTACCACTTGTTAAGGTCGTGGAAA
Coding sequences within:
- a CDS encoding WD40 repeat domain-containing protein, encoding MSICRTIRFRLVAWHSVLRRLPTLTLALALAGGTLECAVRAAGTPELRPTQVIETPVEGTRRDKVPVVNAVALSPDGATLATAGDDHLIRLWNAADGTLKQTLRGHSDWVQRVAFSPGGDLLASAGNDRRIHLWNAETGQLIKTLSRHPAAIYSLTFSPDGTKLATAGFEKVVRLYDVDRGLVLHELTCSCADNRSLVFSPDGEQLLVGGRGGCISFWTLTDGSLDRSLTLQTQRIRGLAFSPDATRIAVAGEGIEIDILDAATGEKVLTLPGRPGKTLAMAFCGNDTLATAGSDDQIHLWDLTSGQESARGMGHTGSVAALSCDAVGGRLVSGSFDTTICVWTLPDRSVRAMLERPEPRYSPR